Genomic window (Musa acuminata AAA Group cultivar baxijiao chromosome BXJ1-9, Cavendish_Baxijiao_AAA, whole genome shotgun sequence):
TCATCGTCCGCCAGCGCAAGCCGTGGCGCCGAAAGGATGGCGTCTACATGTACTTTGAAGGTTCGTTGGATGATCTCCATTTGCAAAATGCATGTTATTAATTTAATTCTCCCGGTATATGTTACATTTATCGTTGCTGTTAATTAGTGAATAACATGTGAGTACGGGTTATTATATATGGAAAATCATGTCTCTTTACTGGGGACTGATAGAAGCATTATTCGATTTTGGGTCACTCCTCATAGCTGATTTAGCTGAAAATATTGTTCAAACGTGAATTTGCTGTGAATTCGAGATAGTTTGACTTGACCTGTGAGCATGGCATGTGTGTAAAACTTAAATCACTTTTACTGGCCAATTAATTCATCTAATGTTGGTAGAATAAAATAAGTATTTACTGGTTTTGTTGTGTTAAGAGAAAGAGAAGCGGTTAACAAAGTGCTAACACTATTCATAATCGCATGATCATATCAATTTATATCTGGATTCTTATTTTAAACTCCACAATGCTCTACTTGTGAGGATGAGGATGATACGGCACATGTGAATGATCAATGAATGACCATTATGGTTTTGTGAACAGCCAATGGCAATTAGCAATAAGTtatgttttatttgttttcctgttTATTTTGTATTATTTTCCTATTTGATCAAGATACCTGGCTGCTGCTTGGCTTGCTAGTAGATGAAGCAGCTGTTTTTGCTTGCCTAAGTGACTATTGATGTTGCTTTCTTGGCTGGTTGCTGTTTGCTTGCCTGGTCCAGCGACTGTAACAATGGCTTTTGTTGCTCACACAACTAATGACTGCAATGGCTGTTTCTCTATTTTAGTGGCAAAGCAGGAACTTCaacttttctttatttttcttgacatttcaactggttttttcatatattttagcCATTTAATGCTTTATCTTTCATATGATACAGATAATGCTGGAGTGATTGTTAACCCGAAGGGAGAAATGAAAGGTATGTCAGATGGAATGTGGGAAATTTTCACTTTGAAAGATGAGACATCTTAAGGACAATTACAAATGAAGCTGTGTCATCTTAATCACTTTTTGAAACATATTGCTTATTGGGGCCTGAGCAGTAATGCCATCAGACGATAGACATGTGGTTATTGTTAAACCATGCCACTCATTCAGCCTATAATTGTTTTCGGGGTCTATCACATTTATGATTTTTGTTTCAAGTATTTGATCACATTTATGCCACTCATTAGAAATTGGCTTGCTTGCTGCAGGATCTGCTATTACTGGACCCATCGGGAAGGAATGTGCCGACTTGTGGCCAAGGATTGCTAGTGCAGCAAATGCGATCGTGTAGGGTCATGGTTCTTGGGGTCAAGAGCTGAGGTTTTGGTTTATGTTTATTTGTTTCAAGAAATAGTATGTATCAGTGTTGTTTGAGTTGGTTACCCTGGTTAGTGATGTTTACTAGAGTTCTTCATCTTATGGATTTGATGTTCTGCTGTTGGTcacattttaattttaaatggTCTCTTTATATTATTTCAAGTCTCAAGTGCATCAGGCAACTGGTTGTTGGTAGTGCTGGAAGATATGCTGTTTTATTGGACTTAACGTTTGTTGTTCTAGTTAATCTAATTATGACTCTAGTCAACACTCTATGGTTGGAATGTATGGTGCGAAGAAAAATTATAGTACTTTTAGATCTTACAGGCGCTGTTTGACAAATTTGAGGAGCAATGTGAATTATCCATGGGGTTTTTTGTGAATTACATTCTGTAGCCATTTTTATGAAGCGTTGTAATTTCTCATGATATTTACTTTAAAATTTAATATAGGAAAACATGTTTATGTATACTTATATATGCAAGTGGAGTGTTTTCCTATATGAGATTTTTGAAGTACATATCATGAACATCTTATTTTGAGTGTCAGTGATTGGGTGATCGGGTCCATAAATTTTACCTTATTTCGATAGAGTTTTTCTATGTAGGTGTCATGCACACTAGGGGTAAGACGATCAAGTATATCATATTACACTTGCATATCAAAGATTCAATGTGCCAAATGTAAAATATTAacatataaaatattaacttaataataatatattagatatataaaattttaaaatattatttgataaatTTTGTTACTGAATCCATTTACCAAATATTAAAGATTCAAAACTTCATCCAGcaaatctttatatttaaaatatgaaatatgcgACTAGTGTAATATATTCACTTATCCAATATTAAAAGCATTTTGTTAAAGGTCGGAGACCTCATTCAAcaaatctttatatttaaaattttaatataatgatGATTCAACATATCCACTTACCAAATATTAAAAGGTTTTAAATCTTCTTCGATAAAttctaatatttaaaatatcagtCGATGTCAGACCCAACTTGAATTACttatattttatcaaaaaaaaatccGAGGAGAATCGAGAAACGAGAACAGAGTAAACGGgcacgataaaaaaaaattaaaattaaaattaaaatttcaaacgaaggaaaaaaaaagggggggaaatGGTTTCGCCGTCGAGAACCCTAATTTATTCCTGGTTTCCCCGTTTGATCCTTATTCGATTCACGATTCCCTTTCGTTCGGCCTCACCCTTCTGTCGATTTGGTCCATTACAGGGTTCCGATTCGCTCCCCCTTCCAATATCTAGGGTTTCTTATGCCCCTCCTCTTCGATCACGCCACCGATTGAACCCCTGACCTTCCATGTCGAAAGGCGACGACGCCTCCACCGTCGAGATCCGCGATGTCTGGGCCAACAACCTTGAGGCTGAGTTCGCCGTGATCCGGGAGATCGTCGACGATTTCCCCTTCGTCGCCATGGACACCGAGTTCCCGGGCGTCGCCGTTCGCCCCCTCGGCGACTTCAAGACCGTGGCCGACCAGAACTACCACATCCTCCGCGCCAACGTCGACCTTCTCCACCTTATCCAGCTCGGCCTGACCTTCTCTGACGCCGACGGGAACCTCCCGACCTCCTCGGCTGCCGGCGGACACCCTGTCGTGTGGCAGTTCAACTTCAGGGAGTTCGACGTCGACCGCGACGTCAGCAATCCCGATTCCATCGACCTCCTCATCAGGTCCGGCATTGATTTGGTGAGAAATCGGGAATTCGGTGTCGACGCGATACGATTCGCCGAACTCCTGATGTCGTCCGGCGTCGTCCTCAACGATTCCGTCAGTTGGGTGACCTTCCACTGTGCTTATGACTTCGGGTACCTCCTAAAACTCCTAACTTGCAGAAGGCTTCCCGACACCCGAGAGGGGTTCTTTGAGCTCGTCAGGACGTTCTTCCCGGTTGTGTACGACATTAAGCACCTGTTGAAGTTCTCGAACAGCCTCCACGGGGGGCTTAACAAGGTTGCCGAGCAGTTGGAGGTCGAGAGGGTCGGCATCTGCCATCAAGCGGGCTCAGATAGCTTGCTTACTGCTCGCGCATTTAGGAAGTTGATGGGCAGTTACTTTGATGGGTCAATTGAGAGGTATGCTGGGGTGATGTATGGTTTGGATATTGAACATGGCATAAACACACGGTGATGTTTGCTGTAATTCATCAATGAATttgaaaaagaaagggaaaaaaaaaactggTTTGGTGAGTACATGTTGTTGTATGCGTTGCTTCTTGCATTTCATTTGTGCTTGCTtggcttttgtttttttttcaacTTAGATCATCTGCTACTGTTTTTCCTTTTTACATGCTGTGATTTCATACTTCCATTGCATACTTTATTCTGCATATTTCTGTTAATCATTTAACAAAATGTGCTGATGCAGTTTTTTTAAGAATGTCGCAGTCTTGCTTCCTATTCTACTATTTTCCTGTTAGCAAGACGTGTGATTGAATTTAATACAAACTTGCTGGAGTCTGTATTTGTATTTTTATAGAAAAGGTAAAATTTTGCAATATTAAGTATGAGTTCTTCTTTATCCATTCTTTTAATCTTATTAAGTCTCGTTTCTAGTATATCTCAAACTTTGCACTATTGATTCGGTGGTTTATAACTTTATATGGTATGAACTTATTCTTTTCTTCATGTTTGAAGTCTGTAAGTCTCTTTGCCTAGTTTACCACATAACCTTTCTCGGGAAATTTTTACAACTTGAGCTGCTTTAATTAGATTCAGAAATATGAGTAGATGGTGAAAAAAGGGCACCAGTATTAAATGAATGCTAAGGAAGTGGGGTTGCCTTGTACGATGGTATATAATTTACATTTTGACATTGTTATACTCATTTGTTGTTCCTAATGTAATAACTTTTTAGTTTTTGTTTTCATGAATTCTAATATGGTTATAGAAAATGTAATTAGTTTCTTTTAGTGTTTCTAAAAGCTTGTATGTACAGGGTTGCTCCCTCTGATTGTTTGTAACTTTGTATATCAATATCTATGTGATAAGTGAGGAACTAATGACGCTGTCAATCTATGGCTGAATATATTGGTTGATGTGGAAAATGGTTTGATAGAATCCTGGAGTTTGGAAATATATTTGTTTAGGAATTGGTTTAATATACATTTATGAATATTTTGCTTTTAGTCAGCTGTTTTTTGATAATTCTGAAACATGGAAGTCTGAAGAACAAGTCATAAAACACAAAATAGATTGTAGCATTTTTGTAGTTGCATTATTATGTCATAGAATTCACGAAATGAGGTCCTAGGTATAATAATATACTGTTGTCAGAAGGAACAACACGTAGTACAAGAAACCTGGATAGAAAATTTGAGAAACTTATAATAATATACTGTTGACGGAAGGAACAACACGTAGTACAAGAAACCTGGatctaaaatttgagaaacttTGGTTAACGATGGTGTCATACATGCTTCTAATTACCTCTGATATCACTGGATCAGCTAATGGAACAAAAGCATGTGCATTTGTCTTTGTTACTACTTTTGGGCCTCAGGATCATCAAGTCCAGTTTATGTGGCTCAGTGTTTGTGAGCTTAGGTTTTCCTTGGATTGAAACTTTGAGCATTACAAACTCGGTCAATTTCTGTTGCTGGAGCTGCCACATCTTTCAGTTGAGGTTATCTTTCTGTTGCTGTGAGCCTAGGTTTTTCTCAGCTGGGGTTTATTTGAGCTCATCAGGAGGCTCGTCCCGGGTGCTCGTTTTCTGCTGCCGCATTTAGGTAATCGATGGCAATTACTTTGTTGAGTTGTTTGAGACATATTCTGGAGTAATATATATATTCTGCTCAAATTCTCTTATTTGTTTTAATAAGAAACGTTTATGCTACATCAAATTGTAAAACGTTATTCTGCAGTATCCTTGTATTGAAGGTTTATCTACTTTTGTCTTTGTTATTGTCTGATTCATCATCCCTCTCAGTTTGCTTTGCCTCTTTAGAAGAATGGAATAGTTCAATGCAGTATCAGTGGCTAAAGGATATCATTTTGTCACACGATGAGATTTTGGATGTACAACATCTTGATTACTTTAGAAAGATGAAATAGTTCAACCACTTACGGATATATCTCTTAGCGACCTTCAATTGTGACTTAAAACATGTCTTCTAAGGTGGTACTGAGGTAACATGAAGCTTGGAAGATTCATTTGTTTGAATGTTTGCTGATGGTGCCATTTCGCCTTAGCATTGGACAGGTTCAGATGAGGCAACTGCAATGGCGCAATGGATCTCTGCATACGACGAAAGCTACACCTGCgagctgcttcctcttcctcctgtaAATTTGTTATCGATTCGGTGTGTTCGATAAACCATACCTTTGAGAACCTCATTCTTAAATGGGATTAAATACGGATAACTGCTGATTCAGATGGAAAAATTTATAGCCACGGTTAGTATTATGGTCGTTAGATGGTGTCAAACTCACGATCTAGGCCGCATAGTTGGTTTGCGAGTGACACGGGACTTGGGACGATTCGCGAGTCGGCTTGGTAAAATCAGTAGACTCATCTATGTCGATTTTAGCTTGCAGCGTTAGCTTAGATAGGAGATATATTAACAGCTAATTATCCGATACGTTACTGTCACATATAAAAGCTCGTCTTTAACATAGAGTAAGGAGAGATGACTATTCACATTCATACTCATATATCTCGGATTAATAACTTAAGCATCGGAAAGATCAAATCAGGAAACCTTGATCTCAGTCTTCATGCAGGTGACACATCGAGAGCACGATGTTTTCACCTAGGAGATACTTCAAACAATCCTATGCATACGAGTCTAGACCATGTCGGGTTGACAAAgacatcaatgatattttttccTAACACCATAACACTAGAGGGCATGATGTTGCAGGAACATCCACATGCCAAATGCTCTAATGAGGAATCCTTACCTCTAGCCTATAACACTTTTACTCACGAGGGCAACTGTAACCCTTTCCACATGTGAATATGTTCATTTTGGTCTAGATGCCGGCGAGGTACTATCATATGTTCAATAACCAAAGTCCCTGAGACGAACTCGAGCCACTTGCTCGTCTCGACCAAGGTGTTTCTAAATCTCACCCATTAGGTACAGACGCTCGTGGGCATATTGCAAGTCATTGTAGGCTATCGTCCCTCTCCTACCTCAGCTAGCCCGATAAACAATGCTACCATCTCAACCATGGTCAACACTTCAAGTACCATTAGCACTGGCATTGGCACTCGTCAGAATCCCCCTAACTGATGCAATGCCAACATCTCAGGATCACCCAAGGTTCATGAAATTGCCAACCGAAGGAGTGCCCTGCTCCCCAAGATGGAGTTCAACACACCACCGCTCTGCTTTGCTTGAATATAAAACATAATCGATGGAATCAATGGATGACTACTTGAGGATCCAATTTAGGCAAATGGACCAACACCTAGACGAGATGTGGTGGGAGTTTCAACGGTCTAGGGGGAGAATATGGTCGATCCCACCTCGGGTCGACCCCCATTCATCCAGAACATCCAAGAGGAATCAATTTCGACCAACTTTTGCACACTTAAATGTATCAATACGACACCTCGGATGCTTTGATGTGTCGCATGTTCCCAGTGATACCGAGAGGCCCAGCATGGGAGTGGTACACTTATTTAAAGCCACTCTTGGTCGGCTCCTTCGCTCTACTTGCAAAGGAGTTCGAACTCTACTTCCTTAAAAATATATGTCTGAGGCCATTAGCGATAATGTTACTTGGACTCAAGCAAAGGAAAGAAGAGACATTCTCCAACTTTATCACTTAGTTCACCAACGAAATCCGAGGTGTGCAAGGAGTTCATCCATCACTCGTGATTCAAGTTTTCATGATAAGGCTCAGGCCCTCTCGCCTTTTCTAAACTTTAGTAGGGAGGTCATAGACAAATGTACTTGAGGTCCTCTAGAGGGCCAACCAATAAATAGCCATTAAGGTGATGGTCATAAGAATGAGGAGACGCATAAGAGGCTACAATAGGAGCAACCACCATTGGTTCCAACCTCGAGGTCACCTCAATGAAGAAAACAAGATCGACCCAAGTTAACCCCCCTTAATATGATGAGAATCCATGTCTTCttacagataaaaaaaaaaagattcttgaAGGACCTTCAACTAATGAAGACACCGTTAGAAAGGAGGGACAAATCTAAATATTGTCACTTCCACCATGACTAGAGCTACGACACGAATGACCGTCgtgatttaaaataataaatcaaggAGCTCATTCATCGAGGGCACCTCGAGAGATTCGTCTGAAGACCTTGGGAACTTTCGCCCCCACCTTAAGGCTCGGCAAAGAGGTGGATCGATGTTATCCTTAGGGGACCTACCTCAAGAGGGGACAATACTTTGAGTCACAAAGCTTACGACTGAGCCATCATCAAGAAGTGCTTGAGGTCTGAAGATAACTCAGAAATAACCTTCAAGGATGAGGAGATGGAGTATCTCGACTCAAACCATGATGACACCCTGGTGGTCTCCATAAGAATAAGTAATGCCCAAGTAAAAAGGGACATGATCGATATAGATAGCTCTACCGACATCCTCTACTTTGATGCTTTTTAAAAACTTGTGCTATCAGCTAATGATCTCACTCCTATGACTTCTTCGTTGATGGGGTTCATGCGTGACTCCATCTCCCCTCTCAAGATTATGAGCTTGCACATTACGTTCGGTGATGAACCCTACTCCAAAACAATAATGACTAAGTTTATGGCGGTTGGCATCTCCTCGAAGTGCAATGTGATCATAGGTTGACTCACACTTAATAAGTTGAGGGCTGTAGTGTCGACCTATCACATGGTGATGAAGTTCCCAACAAATGCTATCTAATGGTCATTAGGGAGCTGAAGAGCGATCCGAAGGAGTCTCACTAGTGCTATCTAACGATAGTCTCCTTACTGAAAAAGGCTCGGCCTGAGGTATCATTGTTGGACCCTTGAGATTTCATTAAGCCCCTTCCATATTCGAAGCTAATGGAGTTACTAGTTGAGGAACCTTTAGACAAGGTCTGTCTTGATCTGGTCGTCAAGGTTAAGGCGACACTCCCTCAATAGAAGTGAGTGTAGCTCGTAAACTTTCCCAAGGAAAACATCGATGTTTCCGTATGGTCATCGAGAGACATGCTAGGAATAGACCCCGACATGGCCTAGCACCACCTGAACATCTCCCTCGAGGTCGAACCCGTGAAGCAAATGCCTCGTAAGTTCTTGTATGCTAGTAGACGATTTAGCGAGGTGAACAAGTTGTTAGGGGCAGGGTTTATTACCAAAGTGTAGTACCTCCAATGGCTTACTAATGTTGTAATGGTTAAAAAATCTAATGAAAATCGAAAAATATGTATTGATTACATTGATCTCAACAAAACATGTCCAAAGGATAGCTACCCTCTTCCTTGGATTAATTAGTTTGTTAATGCTATGTTGTACCATAAGCTTCTTATCTATATGGATGTGTTTTTGGGATATAACCAAATAAGGATGGTGCCTCAGAACATACTTTCTTTATCACGAACCGAGGTATATATTATTACAGAGTTATGCCATTTGGATTAAAAAATATAGGGGCAACAAATCAAATGAcaatgaataaaatattaaagcATTAGATCGGGGGGAACATTAAGGTGTATGTGGACAATATGATAGTCAAAAGCAGAATAACTAACTCGCATCTACCGGACTTGGCCATGACATTTTCAAGTTTTGATGAGATACAACATGCGCCTCAACCCGTCTAAGTGTGCTTTCGAAGTTAGTCTGAGAAAATTTCTCGGATTTATTGTTCATTAGAGAGGAATAAAGTACAAACCCCTAAAAGGTCCATGCCACATTGAAGATGCATCCATCTCGGTTGGTGAAGGAAGTGCAATAAGTAACATGATGAATAGTGGCGCTTAGCTGGTTCCTATGCCAGTTTGACGACAAGTACTTGCCCTTCTTTCGGGCATTGCATCCAAAAGATTTCCTATGGACCGAGAAGTGCCAAGAGGCATTTGAGAAGCTAAAGCACCACCTCGCCAAGTTACCATAGCTCTCCTTCATTCCGGGCAAAGTACTCAACCTCTATTTCACTACCACCAAGCAGGCTATTAGCTAAATATTAGTGTGGGATGATTCGGGAGTCCAAAGACTCATTTATTATGTCAGACATGTACTAAGCAAAGTCGAGGAGCAATAGACCCCATTGAGAGGTTGACTTTTACACTAGTATTGGTGACAAGGAAGCTTTGTCCATATTTCCAAATGTATCCCATACAAGTGatcaccaaccaaccaaccatttAGGTAGATCCTTTCGCGATTTGATGTCTTGGGCAATCCTAAGGTGGTTGATAGAGCTAGGTGAGTTCGACATCCGATATTTTCTGGGGTTGCCATTAAGGCTCAAGTATTGACAAATTTTATATCAAAGTTGACTCCCTCACCCAAGGTCAAAGTTGATGAGCACATCCCCTTGGCACAAACCCTATTCATTGATGGTTCCACCACATCAAAAAGGGAGTGCTGAACTTATCATGAAAGGTCTAGACAAGCAAGTGCATAAATAAGCTCTACGATTCGAGTTCAAAATATCCAATAACGAAACAAAATATGAAAATGTTCTCTTAGGGCTCCAACTcgctcgagagctccaagtgcaaGACTTGATGGTGTTTATTGACTCACAACTAGTTATGAGAGAATTTGACAAGAGCTTCGAAGCCTAAGATGGGACCATGGTGAAATACCTTACCAAGGTGCGATAGTTTGCTCGAAGCTTCTCCTGACTTAACATGTTGCGGGTACCTTATGTAGAAAATACACAAGCTATCGCACTAGCTAGGTTAGCCTCCACCCAAGCTTTAAGGAAAAACTAGTAAATAGTCGATATGTTGCCGAGTCGAACTATTGAAGTGTAAGGAAATCTAAGGGTAACATCACTTGcgtagtagaagaatagaaaataaaaacccaaaatttttaaaaaaggtGTTCGTcaccgtgcgaagattggtgcataaaatatGCGAAATTGAAAATCACACGTGAGAtaattatgttacatagggagatcgtatatccctaaatccctacagatctataggagaagatgaaagaggtcaagtgtcctcctctctagtggtgatccacataatagggttacgatgacgctcctcaaatcactgcctaAATCTCCATACctcctatctgaggaggagaaagggagaggagaatatgaggtggcaacTAAGAAGCCTATGtcatatgggtctttggttccctcgtatttatagaggccccttattaacttaaccctaatggatcctgccctattgggtattgaatctccatcaaactacccaagcctcttagattagtggatctctatccaataagatatgagctccgacatatatctcatatctgaacctctactcgtcgcaacgttTACCATATGTGTTTGACCCTCTAGACTCAATATTAAGCTAGTTGTGAGTTATAACTATCAGAACtcattttggctcagtgaattattttcacttgactcatcgactgcggatgtactaggccactacatcgtagtccccagacaatataggAGAATTCAATCTTTTGGACATATCTATccccagttaccgtatacctatagtccctcattcatctaatatcccagagatcgtatatcgggcatgctGCTATTAGACAcatacgatttcttctcgagtctcactctaatcgaattctcccagagaactctttctctcaatccgaacgaccctgtctagggatttatctgagcaaaaacatatgatatattcctctcatgacaccgagagcagatgatcttctatcgacactcaatagtcatcaTAAGGTTAACCGTCACTCCAGATGACGGGCTGTGCTAGACctagaacttctaaacctataagtctagtatcaaagagtggagtacttatacaagatATCCATGGTGTCTTAAGTCGAAGGATTAGTTATACCATTGAGACAACAAAATCCTtgcctaacaatgaggtatcattaactattcaACATTCTGTGAACGAATCAATCAGTgatctcattctccaatgagcacctgcactatagccctagtgtccccacacaagtagctatgagaccaactgcctccagacgggtatacaacacaccaatatgtttggttatctcaatgttcctctcgagtaatctatgaccatatttatttagagtctgtgtttaaaggtgaatcgatctcattatcgtgatctcatcacaatctgattctcattacatatatatatatatataacaagcaatataaagtgataaaatgtcaactaatgtaataagaaaaaagaatgtgtatcatgtcacacgtgtcatcactcacgtgattggcttgcagagcaCCTATAACTAACATGAAAGGTACGACGTGACCATGATCGAGGAGGAACCGAGTTGGATCGACAAGATCTTATGCTACAAAAGAGACGGGGCACTCCCTATTGACCCCAAGGTGGCTTGAAGGGTTAGGCATCAATCATCAAGTATAGTATTATGTAATTAATGATCACTTATATCGTATGTCATTTTGTCAACCTTGTCTTAGGTGCTTGACATCGTATGAAGTCGAGAGGGTGCTCGCTAAGGTACATAAAGGTAGGGGGCATATAGGTGGACGAACCCTTACATTCAAGGtgctttaattgggtttctattgGCTGACGTTGTGTAAGGACACAATCACCTATGTTTGGAGGTGCCACCAATGTCAAAAGTTTGCTCGGGTATCACACTAACTGACGGTCCTTTTGAGCCCGATTGATTGCGCATAACCCATTGCCTAGTGGGGCATGGACATCTTGGGACCCTTTCCACTAGCTTCTAATCAGAGGAGGTTTCTCATCATGGGAATAGACTACTTCACGAAATGGGTGAAGGTTGAGCCGTTAGCTTCAATCACCAAGAAGCAAGTCAAGGGATTTGTATAGAGAAACATCGTTACCCGCTTCAGAATCCCTAGGGTCGTCATCACTGATTATGGGACTTAGTTCTATAATGCAAAATTCAAAGAGTTTTGCAAGTCTTACGGGATTCAGTTAAGGTTTAGCTCAATATTTTATCCTTAAACTAACGGTCTCATTGAGGATATCAATCGAGCCATCCTCGAAGGATTGAAGAAGAGGGTTGTCGAAGTGCagggtgctagtcataagtgtcctacaagcaaatcacatgagtaataacacgtatgacatgatatgcactctttttgcttattatattatttgacattttatcactttatatatatatatatatatatatatatatatatatatatatatatatatatatatatatatatatatatatatatatatatatatatatgagtgtgTGTGTAGTGATATCGattgatctatgcaatgagaatcggattatgatgagatcacgataataagaccgattcacctttaaacatatcataaataatacctGTCAtacgttactcgagagggacatc
Coding sequences:
- the LOC135593616 gene encoding probable CCR4-associated factor 1 homolog 7, with the translated sequence MSKGDDASTVEIRDVWANNLEAEFAVIREIVDDFPFVAMDTEFPGVAVRPLGDFKTVADQNYHILRANVDLLHLIQLGLTFSDADGNLPTSSAAGGHPVVWQFNFREFDVDRDVSNPDSIDLLIRSGIDLVRNREFGVDAIRFAELLMSSGVVLNDSVSWVTFHCAYDFGYLLKLLTCRRLPDTREGFFELVRTFFPVVYDIKHLLKFSNSLHGGLNKVAEQLEVERVGICHQAGSDSLLTARAFRKLMGSYFDGSIERYAGVMYGLDIEHGINTR